One Zeugodacus cucurbitae isolate PBARC_wt_2022May chromosome 3, idZeuCucr1.2, whole genome shotgun sequence genomic region harbors:
- the LOC105208504 gene encoding male accessory gland serine protease inhibitor-like — MKFLACFLILSIFLFLGQTQAQCPNAPRYYSCSGGYHSGYGGSGCYGGTRWYYNYGADACYSFHYNGCGGNSNRYCSLAACQNNCE; from the exons ATGAAGTTTCTCGCTTGCTTCTTAATATTGTCGATCTTCCTATTCCTTGGACAAACTCAGGCACAATGTCCGAATGCGCCAA GATACTACAGCTGCTCGGGTGGTTATCATAGTGGTTATGGCGGCAGTGGTTGCTATGGTGGCACTAGATGGTATTACAATTATGGAGCTGATGCATGCTACAGTTTCCATTATAATGGCTGTGGCGGTAACTCGAATCGTTATTGTTCGCTTGCAGCCTGCCAAAATAACTGTGAATAA
- the LOC105208506 gene encoding kunitz-like toxin PcKuz2 has product MFAIEKFSIFLFCLFFFILANFKTHAQQCAPLNFPTCSESANSGYSGRGCNGGTSWYYNTGSRRCETFTYWGCGGNSNRYCTQFACQQRCRVFST; this is encoded by the exons ATGTTCGCTATCGAAAAGTTCTCGATATTTCTCTTCTGCCTCTTCTTCTTTATACTCGCTAATTTTAAGACACACGCTCAGCAGTGTGCGCCACTCA ATTTCCCGACATGCAGCGAATCAGCTAATTCGGGCTACTCTGGCCGTGGCTGTAATGGAGGCACGAGTTGGTATTACAATACCGGTTCGCGACGTTGTGAGACATTCACTTATTGGGGTTGTGGCGGCAATTCGAACCGTTATTGTACACAATTTGCTTGTCAACAGCGTTGTCGGGTATTTAGCACATAG
- the LOC105208509 gene encoding male accessory gland serine protease inhibitor-like: MKFLACFLILSIFLFLGQTQAQCPNAPRYYSCSGGYHSGYGGSGCYGGTRWYYNYGADACYSFHYNGCGGNSNRYCSLAACQNNCE, translated from the exons ATGAAGTTCCTCGCTTGCTTCTTAATATTGTCGATCTTCCTTTTCCTTGGACAAACTCAGGCACAATGTCCGAATGCGCCAA GATACTACAGCTGCTCGGGTGGCTATCATAGCGGTTATGGCGGCAGTGGCTGTTACGGAGGCACTAGATGGTATTACAATTACGGAGCTGATGCATGCTACAGTTTCCATTATAATGGCTGTGGCGGTAACTCCAATCGTTATTGTTCGCTTGCAGCCTGCCAAAATAACTGTGAATAA
- the LOC105208508 gene encoding kappaPI-stichotoxin-Shd2a-like has product MKFLACFLLLAVLLFVGETQAQCSNPPQYYSCGGGYHSGRRGSGCYAGTRWYYNPGSRSCSSFYYYGCGGNSNRYCSLSACQQRCSYSG; this is encoded by the exons ATGAAGTTCCTCGCTTGCTTTTTACTCTTGGCTGTCTTACTTTTCGTGGGTGAAACTCAGGCGCAATGTTCAAATCCACCAC AATACTACAGCTGCGGCGGTGGCTATCATAGCGGTAGAAGGGGTAGCGGTTGTTACGCTGGCACTAGATGGTATTACAATCCGGGCTCTAGGAGTTGTAGCAGCTTCTATTACTATGGCTGTGGTGGTAATTCAAACCGTTATTGTTCACTTAGCGCCTGTCAACAGAGGTGTTCTTACAGTGGTTAA
- the LOC105208507 gene encoding PI-actitoxin-Axm2b-like, whose protein sequence is MKFLPCFLVLAVFLFVDQTQAQCPNAPRVYSCTPPADSGRSGSNCIGGTRWYYSTVTRSCTSFRYNGCGGNANRYCSLGACQQRCMRSG, encoded by the exons ATGAAGTTCCTTCCTTGCTTTTTAGTCCTGGCTGTCTTCCTTTTTGTGGATCAAACTCAAGCGCAATGCCCGAATGCGCCAC GTGTTTACAGCTGTACACCCCCTGCTGATAGCGGTAGAAGCGGCAGCAATTGCATTGGTGGCACCCGATGGTATTACAGTACGGTCACTAGGAGTTGTACCAGCTTCCGTTATAATGGTTGCGGCGGTAATGCGAACCGTTATTGCTCATTGGGCGCCTGTCAACAGAGATGTATGCGTAGTGGTTGA